In the Candidatus Ozemobacteraceae bacterium genome, one interval contains:
- a CDS encoding OmpH family outer membrane protein, translated as MKRCMAFFVSIVLLACAYPSHGSEVRTKTAKINLGIAASLHPRMSLFDFQNLGFYNVPLGLSKEAFAEAVARTVATSSEKLNRRLEELDGELSEITRKKQTLFQVSAAAEPGNASLRKQLAALDDQARRLRIERRETEFAIEHPELTPPPETRSILKDIDREVMEAVRSVATEKGYDVVLNSTFPVPFGYPLTYRTGKEFGRGVSGLEQQVFYALTANHDDLDQQETKEDRFSTWLQLTGHPETQRFLPIQPWPLVVHGGESITADVVRTLYQRYRISPEIIEIAVSVIAEFESSPPPIPGEK; from the coding sequence ATGAAACGCTGCATGGCATTTTTCGTTTCGATCGTCCTGCTGGCTTGCGCCTATCCCAGTCACGGAAGCGAAGTCAGAACGAAAACGGCAAAAATCAATCTTGGAATTGCGGCGAGTCTTCATCCCAGGATGTCGCTCTTCGATTTCCAAAATCTCGGTTTTTACAATGTTCCACTCGGGCTTTCGAAAGAAGCCTTTGCAGAAGCCGTCGCACGAACCGTCGCCACGTCGTCGGAGAAGCTGAACAGGCGGCTCGAGGAGCTCGATGGCGAATTGTCGGAAATCACCCGAAAAAAACAGACCTTGTTCCAGGTCTCTGCAGCGGCGGAGCCTGGCAATGCGTCCCTCAGAAAGCAACTCGCGGCCCTGGATGACCAAGCCCGGCGCCTTCGCATCGAGCGAAGGGAAACGGAGTTCGCCATCGAACACCCCGAGCTTACCCCACCCCCGGAAACCCGAAGTATTCTGAAAGATATTGATCGTGAGGTCATGGAGGCGGTCAGAAGCGTCGCGACGGAAAAAGGGTACGACGTGGTCTTGAATTCGACCTTTCCCGTGCCGTTCGGGTATCCGCTGACGTATCGCACCGGCAAGGAGTTCGGGCGAGGGGTTTCAGGCCTCGAACAGCAGGTCTTTTACGCCCTGACCGCCAACCACGACGACCTGGATCAGCAGGAGACGAAAGAAGACCGGTTCTCGACCTGGCTTCAACTCACCGGACACCCCGAAACCCAGCGGTTTCTTCCGATTCAGCCCTGGCCTCTCGTGGTGCATGGCGGGGAAAGCATCACGGCAGACGTCGTGAGAACTCTGTATCAGCGATACCGCATTTCCCCGGAAATCATCGAGATCGCCGTTTCCGTCATTGCGGAATTTGAATCATCTCCGCCGCCTATTCCGGGGGAAAAATGA
- a CDS encoding prepilin-type N-terminal cleavage/methylation domain-containing protein — MNSTRPIQPRSGFTLIEVIIATVVFSLFLGGLFSLYRMGSGMFQAGSWKLQKQKDAERFLASLKERLEQASHAAVVNPAGSPQLTESLSQIGFVDGSINRAALGANTRRVLLFAVCKPSVAGASGLLLYHGVRALPTPGQPGLFNLEMISTTNPNHAFFTGTPFNFFTNGTPDLAKFNQAGGPTPGDFRLGGNPNIVDVSEVATMTIQRTGLASESLLSITLQFKHPNPQQDKTHVVQRIVSRIEVPAASYTLGGL, encoded by the coding sequence ATGAACAGCACCCGACCCATCCAGCCCCGAAGCGGTTTCACCCTGATCGAAGTCATCATCGCCACGGTCGTTTTTTCCCTCTTTCTCGGGGGGCTGTTCTCTCTGTACCGTATGGGCAGCGGAATGTTCCAGGCGGGGAGTTGGAAACTCCAGAAGCAGAAAGACGCCGAGCGGTTTCTCGCGAGCCTGAAGGAGCGACTCGAGCAGGCATCGCATGCCGCCGTCGTGAATCCGGCCGGTTCCCCCCAGCTCACGGAATCCCTTTCCCAGATCGGATTCGTGGACGGTTCCATCAATCGCGCAGCTCTCGGGGCCAACACGCGGCGCGTGCTCCTGTTCGCCGTCTGCAAGCCAAGCGTCGCCGGCGCATCAGGACTCCTGCTCTATCACGGCGTGCGGGCGCTCCCGACTCCCGGACAGCCGGGCCTGTTCAACCTCGAGATGATTTCGACCACCAACCCCAACCACGCTTTTTTCACGGGAACGCCATTCAATTTTTTCACCAACGGCACCCCCGATCTCGCCAAGTTCAATCAGGCGGGGGGCCCGACCCCCGGAGACTTCAGACTTGGAGGCAATCCGAATATCGTCGATGTCTCAGAAGTCGCCACCATGACGATCCAGCGTACGGGCCTCGCGTCGGAGAGTCTGCTGAGCATCACGCTCCAGTTCAAACATCCGAACCCGCAGCAGGATAAAACGCACGTCGTCCAGCGCATCGTGAGCCGGATCGAGGTGCCGGCGGCCTCGTACACTCTGGGAGGGCTCTGA
- a CDS encoding sugar phosphate isomerase/epimerase family protein, giving the protein MTAPTIYVNLSYRHMKAEELDFLALQGLQPELYFSGEDIDSTAPEAFNALQAEFASRKFKPIWHAPFFDLNLGAHDPKIRAVSLDRLTWSIDLAKRFGADQIVIHPGFGPYVLGKNFSHWFDRARPALDTVIAHAEKAGLRIAFENIYDACPDDLAALIEPYPEKVAGVCFDTGHFNLFSQTAMKTWLERLGNRLFECHLHDNLGSEDDHIAVEDGTVKYGPLVSWLNAREPAKRPLLTLEMEQKTHVIKSVTRVKNWFAGPVETL; this is encoded by the coding sequence ATGACAGCCCCGACAATCTACGTGAATCTGTCCTATCGCCACATGAAAGCCGAAGAACTCGACTTTCTTGCCCTCCAGGGACTCCAGCCCGAACTGTATTTTTCCGGCGAAGATATCGACTCGACGGCTCCTGAGGCCTTCAATGCCCTCCAGGCCGAATTTGCATCGAGAAAATTCAAGCCGATCTGGCATGCCCCCTTCTTCGACCTCAATCTCGGGGCTCACGATCCGAAAATCCGCGCGGTCAGCCTCGACCGGCTCACTTGGTCGATCGATCTCGCAAAGCGGTTTGGCGCCGACCAGATCGTCATTCACCCCGGCTTCGGCCCCTACGTTCTCGGAAAGAATTTCTCGCACTGGTTCGACCGGGCCCGCCCCGCGCTCGATACCGTGATTGCTCATGCCGAAAAAGCCGGGTTGCGCATCGCATTCGAAAACATTTACGACGCCTGCCCCGATGATCTTGCCGCCCTCATCGAGCCGTATCCGGAAAAGGTCGCCGGTGTTTGCTTCGACACCGGCCATTTCAACCTGTTCTCGCAGACAGCGATGAAAACGTGGCTCGAACGCCTTGGAAACCGGCTGTTCGAATGCCATCTCCATGATAATCTCGGCTCTGAAGACGACCACATCGCGGTCGAGGACGGCACCGTGAAATACGGCCCGCTCGTCTCCTGGCTGAACGCCCGCGAGCCGGCGAAGCGTCCCCTCCTCACCCTCGAAATGGAGCAAAAGACGCATGTCATCAAGTCGGTGACGCGCGTGAAAAACTGGTTCGCTGGCCCCGTCGAAACCTTGTAA
- a CDS encoding Trm112 family protein, translated as MPIKKELLEILACPACHGEIVHDTAKDTLNCTSCRRQYPIKDDIPVMLVDEATIPEEGKGPKAL; from the coding sequence ATGCCGATCAAGAAAGAACTTCTGGAGATTCTCGCCTGTCCGGCCTGCCACGGAGAGATCGTTCACGATACGGCGAAGGACACCCTGAACTGCACTTCCTGCCGGCGACAATATCCGATCAAGGACGACATCCCGGTCATGCTCGTGGACGAAGCCACAATACCCGAGGAAGGCAAAGGCCCGAAGGCATTATGA
- a CDS encoding glycosyltransferase family 9 protein — MPGTLVIRLKGMGDIVHLLPSLEMLSRQERLRPIALLCQAPFGDVVPDDLGIELFQIPAHASPMQMFELVRRIRKRRFDRLFDLFANPRTALISFLSGVSRRCAFAHRGRLYAYHETWTPPDPNLHLSHLFRDFFARFGVEGEIGHPRLAAPPASAARAEAILSELGLKRPLLGVNAHATYPSKAWPEGHFEHLVRRWHAATGKKALLFWGPGERAATGRLLAKLGPGLAATHEALSIRDFIALLGRLDLFVTGDTGPMNLAWALDTPTVALFGPTTRRAVAPVGERHLSLHHPTLECLQCHRETCDDGRCMTELTPDIVFDAIYKKHPALFPEARDP, encoded by the coding sequence ATGCCGGGCACCCTCGTCATCCGCCTGAAGGGAATGGGCGACATCGTCCATCTCCTGCCCTCGCTGGAGATGCTCTCCCGACAGGAGCGGCTGCGCCCGATCGCGCTTCTCTGCCAGGCCCCGTTCGGCGACGTCGTTCCCGACGACCTGGGAATCGAGCTGTTCCAGATCCCGGCCCATGCCTCTCCCATGCAGATGTTCGAGCTCGTCCGCCGGATCAGAAAGCGGCGGTTCGACCGGCTGTTCGACCTGTTCGCCAACCCCCGGACCGCGCTCATCAGTTTTCTGAGCGGCGTTTCACGGCGCTGCGCCTTCGCGCACCGGGGGCGGTTGTACGCCTATCACGAGACGTGGACGCCGCCGGACCCAAATCTGCATCTGTCGCACCTGTTCCGGGATTTCTTCGCCCGGTTCGGCGTCGAGGGAGAGATCGGGCATCCCCGGCTGGCGGCACCCCCGGCATCGGCGGCGCGGGCGGAGGCGATTCTTTCGGAACTCGGCCTGAAACGACCTCTTCTCGGAGTGAACGCGCACGCCACCTACCCGTCGAAGGCCTGGCCCGAAGGTCATTTCGAGCATCTGGTCCGGCGATGGCACGCCGCGACGGGAAAGAAAGCGCTTCTTTTCTGGGGTCCCGGCGAACGCGCGGCGACCGGACGACTGCTCGCAAAGCTGGGTCCCGGGCTGGCCGCGACGCACGAGGCGCTGTCGATCCGTGATTTCATCGCCCTGCTCGGCCGCCTCGACCTGTTCGTGACGGGCGACACGGGGCCGATGAACCTCGCCTGGGCGCTCGACACGCCGACGGTCGCCCTGTTCGGCCCGACGACGCGCCGGGCCGTGGCGCCCGTCGGGGAACGGCACCTCTCGCTCCATCACCCGACGCTCGAATGCCTGCAATGCCACAGGGAGACCTGCGACGACGGCCGATGCATGACCGAACTGACGCCGGACATCGTATTTGATGCGATATACAAAAAACATCCCGCCCTTTTCCCGGAGGCACGCGACCCATGA
- a CDS encoding HAD family hydrolase: protein MMRRAVFLDRDGTLNPDPGYISRPEDFELFPETPKTLRRLRDAGFLLIIVTNQSGVARGIIPPASLERIHEKMRRELERAGAAPDAIYVCPHHPDFPQPGHAAGTACGCRKPEPGLVIRAIADWKIDAASSFVVGDRMTDVQMGLAAGVPPVLVGPKKPSDLPPHVPCLPDLPAAVDWILSQG, encoded by the coding sequence ATGATGCGCCGCGCCGTTTTTCTCGACCGGGACGGCACCCTCAATCCCGATCCCGGCTATATTTCCCGGCCCGAAGACTTCGAACTGTTTCCCGAAACCCCGAAAACCCTGCGGCGTCTGCGCGACGCGGGGTTTCTGCTCATCATCGTCACCAACCAGTCGGGAGTCGCCCGGGGAATCATCCCGCCGGCCTCCCTGGAGAGAATCCATGAAAAGATGCGGCGGGAACTGGAGAGAGCGGGCGCCGCACCGGACGCCATCTACGTCTGCCCGCATCATCCCGATTTTCCCCAACCGGGCCATGCGGCCGGCACGGCCTGCGGCTGCCGGAAGCCCGAGCCCGGGCTCGTCATCCGGGCCATCGCCGACTGGAAGATCGACGCGGCATCCTCGTTCGTGGTCGGCGATCGGATGACGGACGTGCAGATGGGTCTCGCGGCGGGCGTTCCGCCGGTTCTCGTCGGGCCGAAAAAGCCATCCGACCTTCCGCCGCACGTACCCTGTCTGCCGGACCTCCCGGCCGCCGTCGACTGGATTCTTTCGCAGGGCTGA
- a CDS encoding Npt1/Npt2 family nucleotide transporter: MTEQEYGSDRHAAPPARWESWLGARAGEGSVALVALAYFFFVITSYYVLKPIREGLAIELGAQRIPALNILSMLSLIGANAGYSWLVGRFDRERFITWLTRSCSVALVLFWAIFQFTTHPAAGTGIWIDPASLPAWFPGWLAIPTSRVCLITLYFIWVNLFGLFMPSMFWSFINDSFTTDQGKRLYPTIGYGGLVGGLCGGIITVALTSVLGTANMFLVAAVLLEPTIWCMRFISRRCRAVSAVSRETPPSEPVSVADGQDHHARKASPWDGFVVTFTSAYLTLMALEMFLYTFASSIFSYQMNALMEAARLSPDARTVYWANIYNMINGLSLVTQFFVTRLVMGLRYPTIGLLLLPVSQIVGSMLLIRMPLLDIAAAVGVVRYALNYSTGRAVRELLFTPLSHDEKYQGKGFIDTLVFRAGDGLSSVLLLWGLSVWGAGPWVDVTIVSTMGFSAIIILALGNIFLYIGTRDRPQKAPVT; the protein is encoded by the coding sequence ATGACGGAACAGGAGTATGGCAGCGACCGGCACGCCGCTCCGCCCGCCCGCTGGGAATCGTGGCTCGGCGCGCGGGCGGGCGAGGGTTCCGTGGCGCTGGTCGCCCTGGCGTATTTTTTCTTCGTCATCACCTCGTATTACGTGCTCAAGCCGATCCGCGAGGGACTCGCGATCGAACTGGGCGCGCAACGCATCCCGGCGCTGAACATCCTGTCGATGCTGTCGCTGATCGGGGCGAACGCGGGGTACAGCTGGCTCGTCGGCAGGTTCGACCGCGAACGCTTCATCACCTGGTTGACGCGGTCGTGCAGTGTTGCACTCGTCCTGTTCTGGGCGATTTTCCAGTTCACCACTCATCCAGCCGCAGGCACGGGCATCTGGATCGACCCGGCCAGCCTTCCGGCCTGGTTTCCGGGCTGGCTGGCAATTCCGACCTCGCGAGTATGCCTGATAACGCTGTATTTCATCTGGGTGAACCTGTTCGGCCTGTTCATGCCCAGCATGTTCTGGTCGTTCATCAACGACTCCTTCACGACGGACCAGGGGAAGCGACTGTATCCGACGATCGGGTACGGCGGCCTCGTGGGCGGCCTGTGCGGCGGCATCATCACCGTCGCGCTCACGAGCGTGCTCGGAACGGCGAACATGTTTCTCGTCGCCGCCGTCTTGCTCGAGCCGACGATCTGGTGCATGCGGTTCATCAGCCGGCGCTGCAGGGCCGTTTCTGCGGTTTCCCGGGAAACCCCGCCGTCAGAACCGGTGTCAGTGGCTGACGGGCAGGATCATCACGCAAGAAAGGCGAGCCCCTGGGACGGCTTCGTCGTCACCTTCACCTCGGCCTACCTGACGCTGATGGCCCTGGAAATGTTTCTGTACACCTTCGCGAGCAGCATCTTCTCGTATCAGATGAACGCGCTGATGGAGGCAGCCCGGCTTTCGCCCGATGCGCGCACCGTGTATTGGGCGAACATTTACAACATGATCAACGGCCTCTCGCTCGTGACGCAGTTCTTCGTGACACGGCTCGTCATGGGCCTCCGCTACCCGACGATCGGCCTTCTGCTGCTGCCGGTTTCCCAGATCGTCGGTTCGATGCTCCTGATCCGCATGCCCCTGCTCGACATCGCCGCAGCCGTCGGCGTAGTCCGCTACGCCCTCAACTACTCGACCGGCCGCGCCGTCCGCGAACTGCTGTTCACCCCGCTCAGCCACGACGAGAAATACCAGGGAAAAGGCTTCATCGACACGCTCGTCTTCCGCGCGGGAGACGGTCTGTCGTCGGTCCTGCTTCTGTGGGGGCTGAGCGTCTGGGGGGCCGGCCCCTGGGTCGACGTCACGATCGTCTCGACGATGGGCTTTTCCGCCATCATCATCCTCGCCCTCGGAAATATATTTTTATATATAGGAACCCGCGACCGTCCGCAGAAAGCGCCGGTAACTTGA
- a CDS encoding PfkB family carbohydrate kinase — protein MSVKMIVVGSIAYDTLQTPKGKRERALGGSATYFSTVASYFTKVGLVGVAGTDFEAAHIEFLKSHGVDTSGFERVEGKTFHWSGSYGEDFGDATTHSTCLNVFETFDPKLPADYQNVEFLFLANIHPALQMRVIEKVKKPRLIALDTMNFWITSALDDLKKVLRRIDVLFLNQQEALMLSGEKKLSGAVPKLLSMGPKRLVIKLGELGAFTVTEAGRFFAPAFPCKDITDPTGAGDSFAGGFMGSLAEHGDLSENGFRRSMLYGSTMGSFTVENFSLDTYKTLTRKDIDERFRAIREMIAVS, from the coding sequence ATGAGCGTCAAGATGATCGTGGTCGGATCGATTGCATACGACACCCTGCAGACACCGAAGGGAAAGCGCGAGCGGGCGCTCGGCGGCTCGGCCACCTACTTTTCGACCGTGGCGAGCTATTTCACGAAGGTCGGCCTCGTCGGCGTCGCCGGAACGGACTTCGAGGCCGCGCATATCGAGTTTCTGAAGAGCCACGGCGTCGACACGTCCGGCTTCGAGCGCGTCGAGGGGAAGACGTTTCACTGGTCGGGCTCGTACGGCGAGGATTTCGGCGACGCCACGACCCATTCGACCTGCCTGAACGTGTTCGAGACATTCGATCCGAAGCTGCCGGCCGATTACCAAAACGTCGAGTTTCTCTTCCTGGCCAATATCCATCCCGCGCTTCAGATGCGCGTGATCGAGAAGGTGAAAAAGCCCCGCCTGATCGCCCTCGACACGATGAATTTCTGGATCACGAGCGCGCTGGACGACCTGAAGAAGGTCCTCAGGCGCATCGACGTCCTGTTCCTGAACCAGCAGGAAGCCCTGATGCTGAGCGGCGAAAAGAAGCTGTCGGGGGCCGTTCCCAAGCTGCTGTCGATGGGGCCGAAGCGGCTCGTCATCAAGCTCGGCGAACTCGGCGCGTTCACCGTGACCGAGGCCGGCCGGTTCTTCGCCCCGGCTTTCCCCTGCAAGGACATCACCGACCCGACGGGGGCCGGCGACTCGTTCGCAGGCGGCTTCATGGGCAGCCTGGCCGAGCACGGCGACCTTTCGGAAAACGGGTTCAGGCGCTCGATGCTCTACGGAAGCACGATGGGCTCGTTCACCGTCGAGAATTTCAGCCTCGACACCTACAAGACCCTCACCCGGAAAGACATCGACGAGCGCTTCCGCGCGATCAGGGAGATGATCGCGGTTTCCTGA